ATCCTTTCTAAAAGGAAGTTTTACTTCCTAACCTTAATCTGGCATGAAATCAGTTGCTTGAAagtatttgctgtttgcttaaaatttaatttgaatgatagaaattaaagggaaaagcaCACTTTTAAAAAGTCACCAGTGAAGCTGGAAGATACTGGAGAAGGAAAGGTAAATGCATATGCCCTTCTGTCTAttctatgtatttattcttATGAGAGCAGTTATTGAAATGCAGTTTAGCCCCCAAGGTAGCCACTAACCTTGTTATTAATCAGTTGTCTTTAATAAAAACCAgcatactgcttttatttctgagcaCTTGGACTAAGGAGCAACAAATTCAGACTCTGTGCTACCTGGGGTAATGAAAAGAGTCTCTGGGACATCTTCaacctgaaaagcagcatgaaagctAATATTCCTTTACTTTGTGTATTATCAGAACAGTCAACATGAGCTGCTCTTCCCTTAATGTGGAGAAAACTGCAGGCAGATGGAAACATAGTGAAGACCACGGCGATGTCCAAGGGAAACCTGGTTTTGTTGGCTTCAGACTTCCTTTGGAATCAGTGTGTGAAGGTAGAAGATATATTCAAAGCTTGGTCTAAGAGCTTGAGTGATAGATGTAGTCAGTGACTCCCTGCATGGGCAGGTGGTTGTGGACCATCTAAGCCTCCTGCCAAGGtacctggcagtgtttcatTAGAGAAGCTCTTCATTACCTACAGAGAAAAGAATTAAACCCCACTAATAATTAAGCAAAGGATTAAGCCATCGTAACCAAGCTCATGGAAACCATCCCCCTGCCTGGGAACTGGGAGCTTCTTGGGCACTGATGGCTTGGGAAAACTGGACTACAGTGACAGTTTGTTTTCAAGGGGTTCACAGATTGCCTTGACTTCCAGGTTACCCTCTTTGTGCTTTTCCTGCTCGTCTATGTCAGCACCGTGGTAGGAAACCTTGGCATCATTGCTGCAGTCTGGCTCGATTCCCAGCTTCAAAGCCCCATGTACTTCTTTCTCAGCCACTTGTCCTTCTTGGATCTGTGCTACTCCTCCGTGGTGACACCCAAAATGCTGCTGAACCTCTTGTCTGAAAGGAAGACTATTTCTTTTGCTggctgcttcctgcagctctaTTTCTATGCTGCTTTTGCAATCACAGAGTGCTACCTCCTGGCTGGGATGGCATATGACCGCTATGCTGCCATCTGCAACCCCTTGCGTTACCCCATCCTCATGTCCAAGAAGGTCTGTGTTTCCCTCTTAGCTGGCTCCTATGCAGTTGGGCTTTTTAATTCAGTCGTCTTCACAGGCTTTGCATTGAGGGTGTCCTTCTGTGGCCCCAATGTCATTGACCACTTCTTCTGCGATGGGCCACCACTCTCAAAGTGTTGCTATTTGCTTTTGGGGGCTTCAGTGAGGTCCCCACAATATCAGTCATCCTCATCTCCTATGGCCACATCCTCTTCACCATCCTGAGGGcaggctctgtgctgggcaAAGCTTTTGGTACCTGTGCATCCCACCTAGTGGTTGTCACCATCTTCTACGGGACCCTTATCTTCATGTACCTCCGGCCCAGCTCCAGCTACAACCCGGGCAGGGACAAAATAGTTTCTGTCTTTTACACCATGGTGACCCCAATGTTGAACCCTTTCatctacagcctgaggaacAAGGAGGTAAAGAATGCTCTGAAGAGAACAGTGGGGAGAATGATTATTTCCCTGCCAAAGTAGTAAATGGTTTGACACTTAGTGATGGGAGTGAGGTTGGTGTTTTAGAGTCTTTTTGAGGTTGGAGAGAAGCTGTGGTAATACTTCTATCTATTATTGTCCATTTTGTAGACCAGCTCTATTGATGAGGGATTAATCTGCTATGCATTTGCTTCTTGATAGTGTATTTCATAACAGGAGAAACACATAATCACTGAAGAACCACCAAAGGCTGATTTGTGATGAAACATGCTAAAATGTCCAACTTGTTTCTGAATATTTGGAGGCAAGAATGTGTTGGGTTTTCTCGTGCACCTGTCATTGCTTGAGCAACCccaaattgcttctttcttgaAGGGAGATATGATGACAAGGCTCAGTCCTGTTAAAATAGCCCATTTGTGAGATATCTGCTGAGGACTTGGACTATTTTCTCAGCTGTCTTTGGCGAGAACCCACTTGTGGTCTCTTACGGCTTGGACATCATTCATCAGTGTGGTGGACACTCTACCAAGTGCTGTACCTCTTCCAGCCATGAGATGTGATCTATGGACTTAAGGTGAATTTCAGTGCTTCCAGGTAATCCCCATGACAGGGAAGCTCATGGGTTGCAGtgatttctgcagtgtttctcaGCCCTTCCTTTGGCCAACTGAATGGCACCACTGGAGTTCACAGACTGGAAGATAACCTGGGACACCTATAGCTCATGTGTCGGTCTGTATGTCACACTGACCTGGAGCAAGGTGAGCCCAAACCCATCTCATTTGTCTACCTCTCAGTCAGTCCTCTAGGCTCTCAGTGATACAAATCAGTAGCTCAGTGACAAGCTCccaagggaagtggtggattccctaACATTGGGCACTTAAGCTTCAGCTGGAGAAGGTGCTGGAACATCTAGCTTAGATCATGCTTTGCCTAgtaaggttggaccagatgatctttgaagtcccttccaacctggtgcTCTCTGGTtctgatggagaacttagtctGTTCATGTCCATGTGTGGGTCTTCTCTGGACATGGCAAATCCTCCTTTGGGCTACATAGATTCTATTGATCCATCCAATTCCCCCTGAGATATCATAGGATGTATGGACACAGGTCTGGCAGGCATGGCTTGTGCCCTTTAGGGGAACCAGAGGGATGCATGGTAGGTCTCTGACAGTCCCGGGCACCCATGTCTGAGCAGCTGAGCCACCACCTGATTTCTACTGATTGCAGAAAGAGTCTTGGCAGTTGGCTCGTATACCAATGCTTAATGCTGTTGGCAGCTGATGGATGAATAAATCCCACTTAGGGATCAAATCTGATCCAAATATGACTCTGTTGATGCTGTCAGTTTAATGTCAAAGCATGGGcttctgttattttaaagggaaaactcAGCTATACTGAAAGAAACAGTGTGAATTGTAACCCCTCAAAAATGTTCCAGACACTGGAAGAATTTGGTATCTGTTGAGTGTGTTGAGCAGAGACAAATGACACTGAAGTTACCATGAATATACTATCAATTTCCTGGTACACTCCTCCAAAAATCTTTGTAGAAAGAACTGGATTAACATGGTCCCTTTTCGAAACAGGTTGTAATGAAATGGGTTTGGTCTTGCAATAGAGGTGGAGCAGTGGAATGACCTGGCCCTGAGCAAAAAGGAGTCAAAAATGCGTAGCTGAGATACTCCTGAAAGTACCTGGAGCACAGTAAAAAGGTCTAATAGACCATCAGTCATGTTCTGACAAGTTGGTCCTGGATAGACCCCCCCTGTTCTTAACCATCAGTAGCCTTTCAGGCTCATTTAGTGATTGGAGGCTTGGGTCAGCCTTCATCCTCTCTAatcccagctgcctgctccaggcaTCCATCCAGAGGTAATTACCTCAGCTGCTTGCAGCAGGTGTGTAGGATATTTGAAATAGACTGCCCTTTGGCTGCACCTTCTCACCTCCCCCTCGATTCTTCACAAGGGCTTGTGAAGAATAACTTGTGTTTGTTTGGATCTCTACTTTTCCTGTCCCTGGAGGCTGCTGAGTGTTGTAACAGGTTAGAGATCTTTGTGACAACAGTTAGAAGAGATTTTGCATCAACCTGTGACCATAGCTAAGCCTTTATTAGTAGTTTAGGCTGTTGTGACTCATGGGTTCTCATTCAGGGGCCAGCAATATACAACCGAGATTCACGTCTTAGAGCCCTGAAGTGTAGCcaaaactgtgacaaacacttGTTCCCCAAGCGTTTGTGTCTGGTGCCTGCGAAGACCTGCAGGGAGAGATATAAAAGCAACGCATTGCTGCAAGTGAAGAACTTCATCTGATGGAAGTAGGCTGGAAGCTCTTGAAGGTTCAGGAGAGACATTCTTGTTTGGAAGCTAGGAGGAGAACGTGCAGCTGTAAGAGGTGACCGCCATCCACAGGTATGTGAGACCATACCATGAAAGGTCCAGGTTAGCTCTGCTAAGGTAGAAATCAGTGCAGCAACTGGGGAGGCTGCCCAGATTTATGCCAGGTAAAGATTTGCTTATCTGTGTCGGTTTAAACAGCTTAAATATTCCTGCTGGGATGCACTTgtaggatcccagcctggtttgggttggaagggaacttaaagctcattcagttctagcaccctgccatgggcagggaccccttccactggagcagcttgctccaagcccctgtgtccagcctggccttgaacactgccagggatgaggctgccacagcttctctgggcaccctgtgccagcgcctcagcaccctcccagggaagagcttctgcctaagagctcatctcagtctccccttgggcaggttcaagccattccccttggcctgtccctacaggcccttgtcccaagcccctctccatctttcctgtagcccatttAGGCACTGGTCAGATATCATGGTGCTTTTGGTATGTTGAAGGAGCCTTGgagaagaagagaggagaaaactCCCAAGGAAAGATTGACCCAGCCACCTACCCTGAAATAGTGATATTCActttaaaatgtgaagaatATTTCTACAAAGAAATATTCTGCTGATGGAGAGTGGACCTTCACTGAGGCTTCTGGTCCTGACACTCATCTGGTGGGGTAAGATTTTTATTCTCATCTTTAATCCTGTAAAGATTTAGTTGTTTTATTCTGAACCTCCATGTTATCAGGGACAGAAACCTGTAATTCACACTTTCATGAGGGTGAGCATCTTAACTTAGTGTCTAACTTACACAACCAGAGTTGAGTGAGTTTGGTTTGGTACAGCTCAATGGTCTCATCATGGTGTTGACTCCTCTTAATTGTATATTCTCTCAATTGTATCAAGGGAATAACATCTTCAGACCCAAATTTTGCTCGTGGTCTCCTGCCTTTACCTCCCCAAGGTTTCCAAGACTGCAATATTAAACTCTTTATGTACTGAATGAGTGTTAGGGTCATGCAGcaccccttcccttctccttccttaatTCCCAGCAAATTAAAGgctctttttccttcatctcaATGACTTTTCCAAAACCACCAAAGGAAAGCTACAGTACTTTTAGGCTTATATGAGTTATAGCCAGAAGCTGCTGCCAAAATCAGAGCTGTCTTCAGAGAAAATCACAGGAGATCAAGGGCAGAGCTGATGGCTTGGTCTGTGTCACATCaatccctctctgctgctgtagcCATTGGTCTCATCAAACTGTAGGTACCAAAAAGGGATCCAGTGGTACAAATGAACCTGCTCAAAGGTGTCTGGGGAAGCTGGGATGCTCTCACTTCAGAAGGgaccttccttttctttgggCTGTGTAGGAGAGCAAGCTTGGAGCAGATGGCCACAGAGCAGTCCATTCCAATGTAGCTCCCTGGAAATGAATAGTGGGGATGCCCTTGATGCACAGGCTGTTAATTGCCAAGTTATCCCATTCCAGTTCAAATAAAGGCATGGTTTCCACTGTCCTGTATTTTCCagactttttccttccttggcaGATACAAAAGCCCTGAATGGCAGAGCAGAATCACACCTCAGCAGCAGAGTTCATCCTCAAGGGTCTCAGTGACCAAGCAGAGATGAAGGCAGCCCTTtttgtgctgttgctgctcatctaCACAACCACCCTTCTGGGCAATGCAGGGATAATTGTAGCCATCCGAGGTCACCCACAGCTCCACACATCCATGTACCccttcctgggcagcctctcCATTGTTAacatctgcttctcctctgtggTAGCCCCCAGGACTTTGGTCAACTTTGTGTTGGAGAAGAAGACCATTTCCTTTGCTGGCTGTGTGAGTCAAGCTTTCTTCTACATTGTGTTTGTGACAACTGAGTGTTTCCTGCTGGCTGTCATGGCCTATGACCGGTACGTGGCTGTCTGCAACCCCCTGCTCTACTCCTGTGTCATGACTCGGAGGTTATGTGTGGGGCTGGTGGCAGGGTGCTGCATTGGGGGTGTCCTGAACTCCATCATTCAGATGACCTTCATCATCAGGCTGCCCTACTGCAGCTCCAATATCATCAACCACTTCTTCTGTGATGTTCCTCCTCTCCTGGCTCTGTCCTGTGCCAGCACGTACATCAAGGAGATGATCCTCTTCTCCTTGGCTGGTGTCATTGAGCTCAGCACCATCTCTGCCATTCTGGTCTCCTACGTCTTTATCTTCTTTGCCATCCTGAGGATCCGTTCTGCTGAGGGCAGGCAAAAAGCTTGCTCCACCTGCGTGTCCCACCTGATCGTGGTGACCATGTTGTACGGAACAACCATCTTCATGTATTTACGCCCTAGCTCTAGTTACTCCCTGAACACTGACAAAGTGGTCTCCGTCTTCTACACGGTGGTGATCCCCATGCTCAACCCCCTCATCAGCGGCTTGAGGAACAAAGAGATGAAGGATGCTCTGAggagaacagcagaaagaatCACAGTCAGGCTTTGAAAACCCTGATCCAGGGATGTGGGTAACATGAGGATTTGTCCCAGAGGCTGTGGAGCCTCCACCCATGGACATGTTCAGAAGTTGCCTGAATGAGGCCATGAGCAACCTGATGTGACCATGAAGTCAGCAGGACATAGTTGTTGTTCAGAAAGGACATCTAGGAGGTCTCTGGTCCTGTGACTCGCAAATTATACACATAAACACATagatatgtgtgtatatatataaaaacacaaTGTTAAATGCATCCTAAACTACGGATTTATATATAACACAATATATTCTTGTGTTAAATGTGAACACCAACACACACGATACTGATTTTCCTTGCCTCAGTTTAGTTGGGGTTTCAGTGATTTATGGGCTGGGTGGGAGAGGCAGCTCCTATGAAAAGCTTTTCCAGAAAGGATGGAATCCCATGATCTAAACGGATGAACTGATGTTTTAATGCAGTTATGGAGCAGTGGGATATTGTGTGTGAGCCAGGTGAGTGAAATGCAAATTCTTCAACAGGTCTGTGTTTGGAACCAGGCTGCTGAGTTAAATCACAGTCAAAATGGGCTTTGCCACCTcttttcaggcagctgtagaacttcagcctttcatttttcctcctcaagTTCTGCCTTTCTCAAGTCCTTTAAGTGAAGCTCTAAGGAGTTTTCTAATTTATACCCGCAGTGgtttcttaaaaacaaaggcaagaaTGTTATCAGTGGAGTTGGCCGCAGGAGAGTTGCACTTTGGTTTGAGGCAATGGGGattaaagaaacccaaagcaaacatGGAAACGCACAAACAGCCTGAAATAACAGGAACATagaagggaatgaaaaaaacccaaccaaaagtCTTTCTTTCCTAGGCAAGAAGTAATTCCTGGCACAAATTGCAGCTCCCCCATATCCTGGTTGCTATAAAATCGCGATGCCACCAGGGGGAACAGTACCACAGGGTTTCCCCACGCCCCCAAAACTTCCCTATTTCTTTAGCAGCTCATCACTCAAAGGTGAGAGATGTCCCTGATCCAATTGTGTTAACAAGCTCCTCCGGGAGGGGATTTGGAGACGATGGGCTGACAGGAAGGAGAAGGCTTGGCTAGGTCCTGGATGGGGATTTTCCACCTGTGGTCACTTGAGCTGTGGCATCACCAGTGGGAAAAACACTCTTTAATACAGGGGAAAGTAACCCAAACAGGGATGTGACCCTGGCCAGCACTAAGTCTTTATTCTTTATTGAtactttattctttatttatacTTTATTCTTTATCCCTtatcttttattctttatttatactttattcttattttttattcttactCTTTACTAAAGTTACCAGCCTGAAGCTGACTCTTACTGTTGCCAGCAGGACATGACAGTAGCCACATATGCCTGCTCTTTAGATGCCCATTTCCCCTTCAAAGCTGCATTTCATCTACTTCTGAACAAAATCCATTCCTTTTCCTATGTGACTTTTGTTCCTTCTTCGTACCATTGCTCTCTGTGGTCACCTCCAAGAGGTGCAAAATGGTCATAGGAGTCCCTCTAGGTatcaaaaggcagaagattTGAAGCAAGTGACTAGAAACTCACGGATCAGGATTTCTTATACATCACCACCACCTACTGGACATTGCTGGGAATAGCCACTCCTTTTTATTTAAGATAAAATCACCTTTTTCTCACTTGCTGGGAAGCTTTGCGTAGCCAAGTGGCTTGTTCTTGCCCAGGAAGCTGAGAAATAATAGATAAATAAACTAAGGCCATCATGTTGCCTCTACACTAGGCTGATCCTGTGTagacagtttattttctgacCCTGTTAAAGCAATGTCAGATGGTTTAACAGCTTCAAAGTCCCCATCACACTTAGAAATGATGCTTTAAACCCCACTTTTCCTAATGCAGTTCTTGACTGAGGCTTCAGGTTGTATGTAATGTAGATTACTGTAGATtgatagagtggtttgggttggaaaggaccttggttccaaccccctgccatggtcagggacactacacactagaccaggtcacccaagactctgtccaacctggccttgaacactgccagggatggggcagccacagcttctctgggcaccctgtgccagcgcctcagcaccctcacagggaagagcttctgctttacatccaacctgaactgcccctgtttcagtatgaacccatcaccccttgtcctatcactccagtccctggtgaagagtccctcaccagcatcctcGTAGCCTCCTTCAGACACtcggagctgctctgaggtctccacgcagcttctcttctccaggctgaacagcccccatgttctcagcctggctccatacaggaggtgctgcagcccctgatcatcctcgtggcctcctctggacttgatccgtgtccttctgatgttgagGATAGCAAATTCACTCTGCCTTTTAAATGGTTTTTCTCTTAAATAGTCTGGGCTATCCATACACACTTTGAAGTGCTAATTCATGGTGTTTTAAATGATTCCCTTCTCCATCAGTTGTTTCCTATAGATCCACAGATCCCTCTCAGAAAGTATCCCCATTGCACATCTTTACTCCTGACAAAGCCATCCCAGATTTTATAATGAAAGCAGCCGAAAACACATCAGATCTCAAAACAGGTAAAGTCTCAACCTTTATCCCATGTAGGTGAAGGATTTAATTCCTTGTTGTTGATGTATGTAAATGACACCCATCACCACCTAAATAATCCCAGGCGAGCAGCTGGGATTATTTAGGTGCTTTCTGAAGCTGAATTAAATGGGTGAGGATGCCTATACAATAACCAAGTTCCTGGGTTACTGGTGGATCTATCCTGGTAACCGGCATGGGGTAGGAAACCCACCTTTTGTTACAGAACATTGAGTGCTAGGCAGGACAAAACAGGGTCATTCTCTACTAGGGCTTTTGGGGAGTGACGAGGTGACTTCTGTCCTTTCCTGGAAGGCCCTGCAGTCCCCTCTCATCTTTGGGAGCACAGTAACGGAAGCATTTCTGATTGAAAAGTCAATGCAGCTGcaccaaaatgaaaaggaagttgtgcttttgtattttcattctaTAGAAGCATAAACTGAGATAAAGGAGAGCTGGGTTTCTCCTCCACTGAGGGAGGGACACTTCTAAGAGTCCTTCCCAAGAGGTAATCTTGGTTTTGAATACAGATACGACACACTACATACCAATATGTACTAAACCAcctttggggatttttgaaGGCTGTATAAAACTCTTAAAGGCAGCAGTTTTGGGCTGGTATTGTTCAAATAACACCTTCTGGTGCGGTTAATTTAAAACCTGTTGGGTGTTTCCTGGCCTGGCTCTTGGGAGCCCTTTGGGCTGACCCTTGCCTGGTCTGACAGCTCCCTGTCAGTTAATGTGTAATCCCCTGACTTGTTTTACCATTCCAGTGAGCGTGCTCAAGCTGCAGGGAGATTTGATTGCTGGGGGGAAGCTCTGGTGTATAGCACAAGCTGCACCCTTAGAAACATCCCAGGCTTCATATCTGCACCTTGGATCACTTCATACCAAGCAGTTGGTTTGTCAAGCAAGAAAAAGTGAGGGTGAGCCTTTGTTAATTGTGAGCTTCAGGTCAATTCTCCACTGCCAGGAGATGTGTGTGTCTGGGCAGGTGGATGCTGCCTCAGGGGGAGGATTGAGCCCCAGACCCAAAGAGTTTGATTTTCATTACTTAGGTCACATCTTCCAGCTCTGTGGTGATGTCTCAGGAGCTGCTTTGACTCCGGCATCTCTATGTGAGCAGTGAAAAGCAGCTCTAAAGCCCTATTAATAACACTGGGAGACCACACGCTTTGCTCACAGGACATCTGAAATGAGGAGTCTGGCTGTGGAGGTGGACCTCATCCCTTCAGCAAAGGGTCATCAAATAATGATGACTCTTAAGTACGGCTCTGCTTGTCAGATACCAGGCAGCGCGCActcctgctttgctctctgGTGTAACTTTGTCAAACGATGATTAATGCTAGGCAGGAAAAATCAATGAGGATTTATTCTACCTGTCGTAAGCTGTGATTTTAGGAGCTGCTGATTTCTGCCAGGGATAATTTATCTTTGATCAAGCCTGAATGTATCTTTTGTCTTCAAGTTAGGCATCGTGTCTAAAGCAAAGTGAGGAGAGAAATCCTGGCTCTGCACCATCCTACCTTAAGGAAAGCAAGCCACATTTGCCCTCAAAGAGCTCCTCCTGGGACACAGAGAACAGCCATTTATTTCTCATGTACTCACACTGGACTGGCAGCACCCAAAAGATAAGAAAtaattcccttttcccagcagtTACTCGGGAATTCAAGGACTTCCATGTGTCAATGGCTTGAGAGGAACTATGAGGAACCCTGCAGTTTATTCATTCTGGTGTTGCCCTCCCTCCTTGCCTTAAAATATCTACTTGCTTCCAAGTgtgttggtggtggttgtggtgTTCAGCCGAGACTGGCCTTGGGAGCTTGGTGTTTTCCTCTCCCAAAGAGAATTTACCTTATGCTGACATATatatacgtatgtgtgtgtatatatgtatatatacacactttcTATTGACTTAAAGTTGTGTAACCGATTGATAGACAAAACCTGACATTCTTAACATTATTGAGGGATTTGGGCCTATTCAGCATTTCAATTTAAAGACATAAAGCAGGCAAACTGCCTATAGGGTCACTATGGTTGAAGATAATTATACGTCCCCCTCTGAGTTTATTCTCCTGGGCTTCACAAAGAGGGAAAACCTGGGGGTGATGTGCTTTGTCTTATTCCTTGCCGTCTATGTGGTTACCTTCATAGGAAACCTGGGAGTAATTGCATTAATCAGAATGGATTCCTGCCTACACAcccccatgtacttcttcctAAGCCACTTGTCTCTCCTGGATGTCTGACGAGGTGGTCTCCATGCTGTACTCTGTGGCTGTCCCCATACTGAACCCACTCATCTACAGCCTAAGAAACACAGATATGAAGAACGCCATGAGGAAAGCAAAAAGTAGAGTCCTCTCCTCTTTGTCCATTCATGGTTCCCTGCCCTGGTGAGGAGAAGAAGCAGGCTGGATATTGTACCTTCAAGGATGGCTGGATATTGCACCTTCAAGGATGGTAGGATATAGCACCTTCAAGAAGGAGGGTTCGATATTGCACCTTGAAGAGGATGGTTGGATGTGGCACCTTCAAGGATGGGTGGATATAGCACCTTCAAAAAGCAGGGACTAAATATACCTGGGAGCATGACACCTGGAACGCATGCTTCTCCTTAAACCAAGGCTACATACTGTGCTGGGATGGACAGGActttctctggctgcagccCGAGACCTGACAGTGACTGTGGATTGGAAAGAAAGTTGCTGTCCAAAGCGATTGTTACTTAAATATTACTTGAAATTAAtatcttttcttatttaaatgttattaaaCATTACAATAAACTATATTTCAGGCTTCAGAGAGCAAAAAGGGAGAAGACAGGTGGTGGCTTTGCCCTGCGGGCATCAAACCAACTGGTATCCGAGCTCATGTTTTACATTAGCAAATGTTTTCTGgtgttatttctggttttaaggaAATATTAACTGATATTTCAGGTATTTCAAGTCCAGACCACAAGCTGGGTCACATGAAATGacacaggggagactgagatgagctcttaggcagaagctcttccctgtgagggtgctgaggcactggcacagggtgcccagagaagctgtgtctgccccatccctggcagtgctcaaggccaggttggacacaggggcttggagcaagctgctccagtggaaggggtccctgcccagggcaggggttggagccagaggagctttaagttcccttcatcccaaaccattccatgattctatgatttcagggGCAAAGGATGCACGAAAGAATTAATGGTGTCACTTTCTTTTTGACTTGATGCCACCAACAAGTGATCTGTGTCTTTCATATTGCAGATGAGGGTAAATCTAAGATTTCCTTTTGTGAATTTGCAGCATGGGAAATGCCAGTTAGAAacaaagggagggagaaaaccCCACTGTAAGAGCAGTCAAACACTGAAATAGGGGCCAGGAAGGGTGTAGAAGCTTTGACCCCAGTTGTCTTCAAGGCTCAGCAGGAAAACAACTGTTGGTTGGCTTAAATAATAACCAGGGAATTATCAGGAGGCTTTGGGAACAAAGCAGGATTCAGCTGATTGACCCTGGGTGCCTGTTAGTTGTGAGTCGTAAAGAAATGAGCAAACACTTTGATGCTGGCTTGATTCAATTCAGTCATGGAGCTTCTTCCTCCAGCCCAGGTTATTGCACGTCTGTAGGATAGCCCTCAGGCTCCGCCATGGCTCCAGGTTTCCCCATGGTCCTGGCTACAGCTGTATGAGTGGAGGCAAATAACTGgagtgttttggggtggtttatgTATGCAATGTTTGCCCATCACCCAGCAGCTCTCtgtgcaggaaggcagcaggaaaaacATCAGGGCAGGCAATGCCTTCCCTCCAGGCTGCCGTGTATCAAGTTTGAAGCAACACCACAGCTCCTGTGCTCTGTTGTGGTCAGGCTGCCATGGAGATGGTGGCTTTTATTGCTGTCAACAGTGGGATGGCAATCAAAGGTGTGAATCAATAGACAGGGGTTCCTGGATAATATTTGCCCTTTGGTGGGGATTCATTACTACCACAtcttaaaatgctttcaaagcaCCTTCATTCATAACAGAGGTCACACAAGTACCATatttaacttaaaatatttgctgtCTGAAATAAATGAGCTGAATGGTGGTGGAAATCATTGAATGAGATTTGGGAATCAACATCTAGAAATACTTCCTCCATAGTGTGCCAGTTATTTGC
The Lathamus discolor isolate bLatDis1 chromosome 6, bLatDis1.hap1, whole genome shotgun sequence DNA segment above includes these coding regions:
- the LOC136017806 gene encoding olfactory receptor 5J3-like; this encodes MAEQNHTSAAEFILKGLSDQAEMKAALFVLLLLIYTTTLLGNAGIIVAIRGHPQLHTSMYPFLGSLSIVNICFSSVVAPRTLVNFVLEKKTISFAGCVSQAFFYIVFVTTECFLLAVMAYDRYVAVCNPLLYSCVMTRRLCVGLVAGCCIGGVLNSIIQMTFIIRLPYCSSNIINHFFCDVPPLLALSCASTYIKEMILFSLAGVIELSTISAILVSYVFIFFAILRIRSAEGRQKACSTCVSHLIVVTMLYGTTIFMYLRPSSSYSLNTDKVVSVFYTVVIPMLNPLISGLRNKEMKDALRRTAERITVRL